The following proteins come from a genomic window of Corallococcus sp. NCRR:
- a CDS encoding anti-sigma factor family protein — MNAQNAHAHEDRLLDFAYGELPASEAQALEQHVQGCARCTKALADIRGVRTTMAQLSSEPAPDAGLESLLAYAQQSARRAAAGPEPKPSRWRRFLLPAVGLATVGTFGLLTLTVSENVDLSPNLSRKAAPALAMEAAKQDSSTQAKSAPSAPAPAPPSSATLEVDVPEGDADALASAPRELEFSKNQVEAKVKRKDAAAARPSDWMNAGGGGALLERRAEAEAPRKKVSKAVRDDAEEFAALEQSSAGAPAMDAPPKEEAPGVGSLAKQEPAPRRSSGKLSDKAMGAKGDSLRLGEAAYGRGLGTDDESVAADAPPPPPSVASAPVVQAAPMAPAATGSIGSIGGAVSPKPSTATSSARAEAAKPAPVEKSASKEAMAARDLSAQAQAAANQGDRAREARLLRAALSAGASGSERLALLSRLCESESVQGRTQEAAAVCGQIITEAPGSSAAQLAQRRLRQGSSPAAPAAPAGAAPAQPAQ; from the coding sequence ATGAATGCCCAGAATGCCCACGCGCACGAGGACCGGCTCCTCGACTTCGCCTACGGCGAGTTGCCCGCGTCGGAGGCCCAGGCGCTGGAGCAGCACGTCCAGGGGTGCGCGCGCTGCACCAAGGCGCTGGCGGACATCCGCGGCGTGCGCACCACCATGGCGCAGCTGTCGTCGGAGCCCGCGCCGGACGCGGGCCTGGAGTCGCTGCTCGCGTACGCACAGCAGTCCGCGCGCCGCGCCGCCGCCGGCCCCGAGCCGAAGCCCTCGCGCTGGCGCCGCTTCCTCCTGCCCGCGGTGGGCCTGGCCACGGTGGGTACCTTCGGCCTGCTGACGTTGACGGTGAGCGAGAACGTCGACCTGTCGCCGAACCTGTCGCGGAAGGCCGCGCCTGCCCTGGCGATGGAGGCGGCGAAGCAGGATTCGTCGACGCAGGCGAAGAGCGCCCCGAGCGCCCCAGCCCCCGCGCCGCCTTCGAGCGCGACCCTCGAGGTGGACGTGCCCGAGGGTGACGCGGACGCGCTGGCGTCCGCGCCGCGCGAGCTGGAGTTCAGCAAGAACCAGGTGGAGGCCAAGGTGAAGCGCAAGGACGCCGCCGCGGCCCGTCCGTCGGACTGGATGAACGCGGGCGGCGGTGGCGCGCTGCTGGAGCGCCGCGCGGAGGCCGAGGCTCCCAGGAAGAAGGTGTCCAAGGCCGTCCGGGACGACGCGGAGGAGTTCGCCGCGCTCGAGCAGTCCTCGGCCGGGGCGCCCGCGATGGATGCGCCTCCGAAGGAAGAGGCGCCCGGCGTCGGCTCCCTCGCGAAGCAGGAACCCGCGCCGCGGCGCTCCTCCGGCAAGCTCAGCGACAAGGCCATGGGCGCGAAGGGCGACTCCCTGCGGCTGGGGGAGGCGGCCTATGGCCGCGGGCTCGGCACCGACGACGAGAGCGTCGCCGCCGACGCGCCTCCGCCACCGCCTTCCGTGGCCTCCGCCCCCGTGGTCCAGGCCGCACCCATGGCGCCCGCCGCCACGGGCTCCATCGGCTCCATCGGCGGTGCGGTGTCCCCGAAACCGTCGACCGCCACGTCCTCCGCCCGCGCGGAGGCCGCGAAGCCCGCGCCCGTGGAGAAGTCCGCCTCCAAGGAGGCGATGGCGGCGCGCGACCTGTCCGCCCAGGCCCAGGCCGCCGCGAACCAGGGAGACCGCGCCCGGGAGGCACGGCTGCTGCGCGCCGCGCTCTCGGCCGGAGCCAGCGGCAGCGAGCGGCTGGCGCTGCTCTCACGGCTGTGCGAGTCGGAGTCCGTGCAGGGCCGGACCCAGGAGGCCGCCGCCGTCTGCGGGCAGATCATCACGGAGGCCCCCGGCTCCAGCGCGGCGCAACTGGCCCAGCGCCGCCTGCGTCAGGGCTCGTCCCCCGCGGCTCCCGCGGCTCCGGCCGGGGCCGCTCCCGCCCAGCCCGCGCAGTAG